The sequence AAAATGAAATGGGAGTCTCAGTTTTACCCACACGTTCTGAGGAATGAAAGTAAGAATAAGCacattaaataaattactttggCTTCTGTTAATCTGTACTCTGGAGGaattgtttcttcttcttcacccagttttttatgttgtttctttttgcttttctcctgtgAAGGAAAAATAGGAATCACAGTAAGATAAACAACTACCCATAAAAATTCACACGAGCAAGCTTCCAACCTTCAGTCCTCTGATTCTAATTGGTCTTTCTCATTCAATCCAACCACCATATACAAATCTCACAAAAgttaaaagaaagcattttctcATTCCCCTGCCTGTTTCTTCCTCTGTGTATTAAAAGTAGCATTACCTATTTCAGTGAAGTTAGCAGAGGTAAGTGAATAGGCAAGGGTCAACCAAAATCAAAAATACCTCTGAGTCTTAATTCTTGACATTTTTGCAAGTTCACTCAACAGCTGTTGGGCTGCATGCTAAGGAAGGCTAAAGAGAGAAATCAGTGGCCCACTTCAAAAATTATTATCCCCATACAAGTTATGCTGGGAAAATGCCAACTAAGAGAAAGGACTAAAACCAACTTTAGGAACTTCTGCTTGACAGAATTCCAGCTGGGCtgtttctgattccagccaATTCCTCTGGTTTAGGGTGGCACATGGGGGCATTCAGACTGTGCCTATGAACAGCATTCCCTTGGACAGGATTTCAGTGACTTAATTTATGGCACcctatttaaatatataaaccCCCAAAGTTTTGTGCATAATTACAAATTTAAACTCCACATCATAAAGTTGTTTCCTTCAGAAAAAGGACCATACTGTGTGCTACCCCTGATGTGCATCTTAATCCTGCTTCAGTTCAGCAGGACACaacaaaatacagttttcagAAACTGAGGGAACTACTGCACTGAAATAGTCAGAATTTCTAGGAAAGTGTACTATTGTGCTGAAATCCTTCTAGTACTTCCTAAGCAGAACAAAACTGCTTTCAACAGTACATTTGTTCGTAAAAAAAGTGAAAACGTAACATCTACTTTGTTTGTGACCTGATGAAATGGAGTAGTGCTGAAGGTAATTATATCAACAGTCTATTTTTTGAggtctgatttttttctctaccTTAACTTTGTCCACAGCAGGCTTTTTCTCATCTGGATCAGGCTCTCTCTTTCCCAGGCTACTGGACAAGGCTTCCAGTGCTTCATCTGACACAGGACCAACCTGCACAGGAAAAACCAATTTTTAGTTTGAAGAAACCGGATTTTGTCTTCTCCTGCAGTCCCTACTAGGTTCACAAACAGCATCCCCTTTAGGGCAGTAAGAGCACAGGACACCACAGAACTATCAGTTTGGCTTCCTCTCTGGGGAAGGTCACTGACCATTCAGTTTGTGCTaacttttttgggttttttttttttttggtttttgtaaACCACTCAGTCTTTGTGGGTTACCACAACGGAGGAAGAACATGCAATACTGAAATGAGCATCCTGACAACTTTATCAAGTGTCTCACAGTTGATAAATACATAAGGCCCCATATAAACATATAAGGCTCTACTTTTCAAATTGCCTGAAATCCTCCTTCAGACACTAAATAAGAAAAGGCATTTAGGTAGTAAATGCTCTACCATTCCATAAATGAAACACTGAGTTTTGcttcagctccagctgaagGGGCTACACTACTTACTGAagacacaggagctgcagacTGCACAGTGCAAGCTGTGGCACGGGGGACCACCTTATCCTCAGCAGCTTTTGCAGAAACAGAACCTGACTGCTTCTGAAACAGAACAATTTACACTTTATTTTAGTGAATATGCTTAGAAAACATAAAATGTGCCCGTTAAatggcttattttttttctaaatacagTACTAAACgagaaaaaaaagtctaaatTTAAAGGCTGAAGATGCTCAATGAAGAGCTGAGTGCCAATACTTATGTTCCACTAAAGGCAATGGGAAGGGTAAAataggaagagaagaaaattggtttttttgAAAGAACAGTAGCACTACCCAGTCTTAGCAAAActgtcagtgtcagcttctccAGTGAACCAGAAAGACTTACTTTGGATGTGTTGCTGGGCTTTGGTGCTTTGGGTTGTactgcaggctgtgcagggcaggcaaagtcctttgaaaattCATCAACAAGATCAGATTCACTCATAGGctgcaaaaaaaatccaaaaaacaaacaaaaaaaaacatgaCACAGGTGATTCCCTGCCtctttttaatttactttttcaaGAACTGTATTACAGCTACTCATTAAGCAGGAAAACATCTGTAGTTTACACTGAAGTAACCTTTCACAATTATGTGCaataaaacagaattaattttgcagtgcataaaattaagaaaaacacACTTCAGAAGAAGTTTCTTTGTTATCATAAGTCAATATAATATAGAGAATTGTACTTATAATATAAGACATAATATAGAGAACCAGATATATAATGTTAAAGACAAGGctactgaaaaggaaaatacaacCCCTTAATTAGGAAGAAAATGCTAATATTTGCTAGAACTAGAGCTCCCTGAAAGTTCCCTTAGCCTGTCCACTGACTGCTGAAACTCAGTTGTTTtcactgtgtgtgttttggtgaataaaaaatcagttttagtTGCCTGCTGTTTGTGATATATTACAATCTAATGAAGCTATGTGAACTAGGCCTCTGCAATCCATATATCCCTACATCCATATACCTGAAGTTCCTGGAATCCTCCAAATTACTGTTCAAAGCTAAATGTTTAAATCTTTGCTAGCAGTGATGGCCATTCACCTGTTGCATGGAACTTAACAGCTTAGGGACAGACTCATAATGcataaaattatgtttctgaGAGAGAAATCCCTCCCTCATTCCCTTTCCCTAATTTTTTATCACGTGTCTCACACTTGATAGTCTGAGACACTTGACAAAGACATAAGGCCCCACTTGATAAAGACATAAGGCCCCACATAAACATATAAGGCCCCACTTTTTATATTGCCTGAAATCCTCCTTCAGACACTGAATAAGAAAAGGCATTTAGGCAGTAAATTTTATTCACTAAGACTAATGTTACTGCTTAAGGCTACACAGAGTGGAGGcccaaaaaaagacaaacaccAGCTGAACTCCTGAAGGAAGGACTTTGCCTAGAAATCGTGGAAGAACAGCAAGTGGCGGGTGGTTCCCAGCTATTAGCACAGCTTTTAACACAGCTATCAACACAGCTTTTGGAATTTTGctcattttggttttgctgatCTCAATATTAGTGGTgatccctggcagcagggcctAGTTCcccccacagcagagctgctcccttttcctcctcttgaCAGGCCTGGCAGGAGTTCCCTTCTGTCCAGCTCTCAAACATCTACCACTCACAACAATCAGCATGTCTGAGACCAGAAATAACAATTTTTAGAGAccaaaagtcttttttttcagCGCTTTGCCCACACTTTAACCCCGAACTTCAGATTTCTGCCCAAAAGGCACACAAACTGGTCCTGACCCTCACACTCGTTTCAGGAGAGCAGagatttcctttgcttttccaaaTTTTGGCAGCACTCCTGCGCTGACAAAGTGGAGCCCTCAGTTTCTTCAGTGCACAgttcctttgctttctttctgtgcCTTTAAAACTAGTATTTACAGCTGTctctttcagtattttaatCCTCTCTTGCACTTTATAGGCCATGATGGATACTCTTTACAAAGTCCAGGTTGTTCTTTGTGATTAGGAAAATGTCCAcagcagctttttttccttctttcaagGAGGAAATATTCCTTTATATAAAGGAATATTCCTTTATTCCCTTATATTTGATCACTAGCAAGAGGAAACtgtcaagaaaataaaagattttccTGCTTCACCTCTCTCTATCCTTAGCAGCTCCAACAGACCTCTATAGAATACTTTATACTAACTCCTCACACAGCCTTTTTTTGAGTCAGCAATAATTTTTGTAAATCTCTCCTGTCCTGAACTTGCTAAATCTTTTCCTTGCATGAGCTCTTCACTCACAGACAAGTGAATTTCAGTAAAATCAACTTCCACCTGATGCTTCTGACCAGCAGGTTTTGTGCAAGGAAGTAAAACATACAAGCAGACCAAGAGACTTACATCATGGTACAGAGAGAAGTGAtgacagagagggagaaaacagGATATCTAGCCACACTCCTACAATATTGTCAGTTTTCTAACCTTTGGTTTTTCTTCAGGCTTCGGCAATATTGGTTTTCCATCTTTATCCtagaaggaaattaaatattattgaCATTTTTCCCTTGTTACAAGATGTACCTTACTCCATAATCACCAGCAAAATAAGGTAAAGTAAACCACATACTCAAGAATTAATCAGTGACAGGAATTCCTGTAACTGGGGAATTTTTTACATGGCCAGATATGTAGATCAAAAAAAGCAAATGGGATGCCAGCACATTACAAGAGACCAAAAAGTGTTCTGCTGTTGTTTTGGTTGACTTTGACTCAATCTCCATCACTTTGGGTgacaatcaaaaaaaaaaaaaagcaattttcctATCGGTTCCAAATAATTTCCCACTATTTTACATCAGTGCTTTAAGGTTACATTACAAAGTGATACCAAAGAGCACTCCTGCAAAAAGATGGATTTTACAAGGCTGAGATTTAATGTCAGAAACACAAAACATCACTCTTGGAGAAGGAATGAGGACTTTGCCATTTGAGATGGATAAGATGAGATCTTTGCCCAGAGTGCCTGGAAAAAACAGTGATACCCACAAAGGGAGATGAGGAAATAAGAAGTACAGGAATcaccaaggagaaagccattgATTAAATACTAGTTTAGTTTGTTTTCCACAtgttctctccctctctgtaatgaaagaaaatgtcagGCAGAGCGCCCTGCCTGCAAAGCAATGGAGATATGAAAAACTTACCAACTCTGGTGTTAACCTGTACTCTGGAGGTATTGTATCATCACGTTCTCCAgccttttgttcctttttctctttagcTTTTGCCTTGAAAAGAAACAACATTAAAAATCTAAACCacttaaagaaattaaaataaaagctccCTTTACACAAGTCCACTATCAGGATTCTTCTGCCTACTGTGTACAAAAGGACTGGCATCAGATGAAGTTATTCTGTGTAGCAAGATACTAAAATCCCCCAATTTATTCCTGTCAAATGTCTGTAGTAATATCATAATGGTTTAAGATTCAATGCCATATATAAATATggctaaattattttaaattctaaaaaaCTCTAGACAGCATTCAGAGCTCTTTGTTGCAGGCACTTTTAGAATTTTTGTGTGTACAAAATTGTCAGGTTTTCTTGCACTTCAGCACTCTGATTACAGAACCCATAATTCTGTGTCCTTTTCCATCACTGGCAACAAAACAAAGTTTTTAATTCTCTGGGCCTCACTAATGAAGAAATCATCTGCTAAGTTATCTGAAGGCCCAGACTGACTAAATGTGCAACACAAGAAGCTCTGTTTTAGTCAAAATTTAGCTCAGCAACAGAAGATTTTTTACTATTTCCCCATTGCTTGCTTGGCCTGAGCCATAAgtgaagacaggaaaaaaactgcTCTAACTATCATTACAGATAGAGTTTgcaaaattaaaccaaaaagTTAAAGCTTAACATGCAAACACAGGGTAACTGTTTAAATTCTATCTgttggggaaaaacaaaactctcaaaagACAGTGAAGGCAAGACTCAAATTAGAAAGATAATGGAGTTTGATGAAAAAGGAGCACACACACTGGAAGTCAAAAATCAAACAGCAAATATGTGCAAAATGAAAGCTTGCTATAAATTTTATAgagtgctggggaaaaaaaaaaactaaaacagaGCTGTATCTACCTGTGATTGTTTATATGCATATGTGTATGTTTGCTTGTATAAGCAAATTACATGCTCATAATTTTCCAGACCACCTTACATGTTCAACTCTACCTGTATCCACTTGGGATtatgttttacattttcttaaTCACTGAAGGCTCACACATTCCTTCAGCCTTTGATATCAAAATCACTTTCTTgttattttacacatttttcagCTGTCTAACAAAGAAACTCAGGATTCCACAGCCAGAGCCTGGAAGCCAGGGTAAAAAAGGAGTGAGGTGTTACCTCTGACACCTCCACAATAGGGGTAGGAACTTCTTCAGGTTCAGGTTCAGGTCCTCCAAGAGTATCAAGAAGAGCATCCATTGCATCATCTTtcatttcctgtattttaagaaaatgtgCAAACCACTTTGTAATTTCTTTAAAGTGGCATGGGTTTTTAGctcatgtatttttatattgtaTACAGAGAAAACAGCCAGCATCAGATTGGTCATTTTGGTTTGGCTTTATCCAATTTACTTAACACCAAATAATGTGACAGAATTAGCACAGCTTTAGTTAGATATGAGGCTTTTCTTAaggagagaatgaaaaaaaaaaaaaaaggaactcaACACCCCCCCCAGAaaccacagtgtcacaatgttaTCTAACACAACTCTTATGTTCTTTGACTTGGCAAACTGAAAAAGTGTAAGGTCACACTTGCTCtattcagagggaaaaaacagaaagtTCATAAACCGTGAGAAAGTTACATCATATCCAAGTTTTAAACACAGATCACAGAGCTAAGAAAGTTCTCCTACAAATGTCTCTACTCTACTTCCTCTAGAGAGAAGAACCACAGTTATTCCTCAGAATCCAGAAGGAAAATCATCTGATACACTAAAGGTCTTTAAGGCACAATGGAATCTGGGCAATGGCATTTCTTGTAATTCCTATATTTTCTATAATAAAGAGGATTTACAATTGAAAATGAGAATGATGAGCATCTTTATGAGAACAAAAACACATGACAATAGCATATGCCTGTAAATTTTAATTATAAGGTAACCAGTGAAAGAAGGATTATGCGTACCtcttttgattttgttttcttctccttagGAGGAGCTGAGGTCTTAACTGAACTTGCTGCTTGTGCTTGCACAATTTCTCCTTCTTTATTTGGTTTCTGCGAGTGAGATGAAATTACAGGCAAATTTGCAAATATAGAAAAGAAGCAGGAAATTTTACCTACTTTAAAATGAAGTATTATGATAACAGTGTCAGTTTTCCCACACAATAAATGCATGCAGTGGCAAGGAAAGTGTCAGTACCTCTGTCAGACTTGTCTTCTTCTCCTGAGCAGAATCAGCACTGCAGGTGAAGTCAGATGACAGGGCCTCTGCAAGCTCATCATCCGTCATTGGCTTCTGAGCAAGGAATTGCAAACCAAGTTATGAGCATGAGAAACTTCAAATATCATCATGGGTCCAGCTCAGTTTACAGCCTGAGTGTGTCCCACAATTACTCACACAGCGACCTCACTGGCACAAGTTCCTGacacaacagaaaataaaggtgCTTGCCCCAGCTGTTTGATTCATGTCTCAgataagcttttatttttagtaaGTCAAACTTCCCAACCAGCAAAATTATGCTGGCTGACAGAAATCTCTGGCCAAGTGTAGAAATACAAGTAATCTTTGCTGAAGGCATTACAGAGAGACTCCTGCTTGCACAGTATTTCTCCCCTATATTATTTGTGTgccaaatatttctgtaaatatttatttgagtGATCTCAGCTTCAGCATTGTGAAAATTCCTacatgtttattaaaaacatccATGCCAAGCTCTATTTATTTTTGTCAGTAGCTAGGTTATTTGGCACCCTATATCCACCTCCCATTGCCTGGGACTTTTGGGGAAGAAGCAACATTTATATTTTCCTAGGAATTCAATGAtaactaaattattttcacctgGATTACTTTCACCTTccagtatattaaaaaaaaagtcttactTCATCTTGCTCATTCGGTTTTGGTGGGACCACGTCTTTGCCATATCCTTTGCTCTAAAGTGAGAATTAATTTTGTAGTAAGTGGGAAGCAGAAATATCCAATATTACAGAAACACATGAGgaatgtattaatttttaactCACCTTCAACAGTTTAACATACTCTGGAGGGAGACTACCTTCCCGTTTGCCCAATTCTTCCAAATATCTTGAATATATATCTTCCTGTGAAAATAATTCCCACATTTAAGTTTGTGTACTGCTCTTtatcagaaataaatttctgaTAGAGCCACCTGCAGTGATACcaccaaaatgaaaatgcaaatattgaCTGGGACACTCTATAGTGTCTTTCAGAACCTACTGTCATGTACATGCCTCCTCACCTGCTTCAACAGAGCTCATCATCCAGCAGAACATTCCCAGATTCCTAATTTAAGCTATTTCAGAGTCTCAGACCATAGGAAGTATTGCTGAACCTAgattgctttttaaatatttatgtattccAAAATTTTTGTGATATTTTACTGAGCCACTAAGCTTGTAATCTAATCCTTCTTATATTCTCCCATTCAGACTCAGAAAGTTATGCATTCTTCAACAAATTCCCAAAACTCTGTCATTTCTATATTAACAAAACCAACATTAACATGTAACTGCACACTCAGTTTTAATTCTTCACAGATCACAGGTACAAGTCCTGGATCAACACAGTAATGAGCAATGTAATTTAGGGATGAATCTTCTACAGATGTAATTTAGGGATGAATCTTCTAAGAAATAAGACTGTGAAGTGTAAAATACCGTAATTTCCGGGCCACTGTAAACAGGAGTAGTAGGCACATCTTCCTCAGGTCCACCAAGGGTATCTATTAGGCTATCAAGTGCTGACTCATCCATACCAGgctaaaaaaaattagcaaacCATTACAGAGGTTACAAAGGTGTACACGGTGGGAAAGAAAAACCTGAAGCATTTGGTGAATCTGTAGAACACTCCTAGAAACAAACCTAAAAGCTTTCTTTCAGCAGGATGTGTACTTGCCAAATTTTTCAGTGAGAATGGTTCTAAACTCAATTCTCCAGTGTCATTAACaaggtattttatttatttattgtatttatatttttatttgtgtatcAGTGGATACACATATACACTCAAATATAACTGAAGATAGGGAGTAACTGATTTTAAGCTTGTATAATTTTAAACTACCTTCTAAAGAAGTCCTATTTAACAAAACACAAATGACACACCAGTTGTTTTTCACCTCTTCCTGCAGATGGCTCTCCACCATCATACATAAACTGAGGATGTATCAGTACTTCAGCAGTTACCCATTCAATTTCCCAACTACAAAATTGAAGTATTTCAGAGAGAGAAGCACCCTCTGAGACATTATTACAGGGGAACCCTTAGTCTGGGCAAACACAGCCCCCTTTGTTTACCAACCTCAGTACTTGATTTGTCAGCAGCAGGAACCACACTTGCACCAGCCgtgcctgtcccagcagctgcaccagTCACTGTGGACATCTCTTCGGACTTttgctggagaagaaaaagagaaaaattaagagATAGCTTATAACAGTGTTAAAAGAGAGACAAAACAGAATAAGACATCCAATGCTGAGGCTGTGCACAGTGTTTCTGACTCAGGAACTGGCTGGTTCTAATGCACAGCATCCAGATGCTTGGGCAGAGTGAGCTACCACCATCAAAGCTCTGCTTCCAGTGAGATTCTGCAGCGGGAAAGAAAGCTTTCTATTTTAAGCACTCTACCTCCTTCTTTTATTCTGCCAGTGAAAGAAATCTTCAGGGCAGGAAAGACTTTGAGGCCCcttccaagtctctctggaAAACTGTCATTTACTTCATGTAGCTCTCAATGCACCATTAAACCCCAGCAGCAAAAGGTGCTCAAGCAGGTGGGGTGAaaatgctgcaggcaggaggtggAGGGGCAACATCACCACacaaaatgcagatttctgCATTACTGACACTGCCATTTACTGCCAAAAATATGGGTgttggagcagagctgcaggagccctttGTGTTACCCCATGTCACCAGACAGGTGCACACCAGCAGACCAAAACAGCCACATCCTGATGCCACCACATACTTTTCCTTcacattttctcttcatttacCCTATGGAaatttcccttccccagcttttttccccagttttcatcactttattttttttcagagcctTGCATTCAGGGCTGACCTGCTACATTTGGAGAGAACACTGCAGTGAGAGAGCAAGGGAAGAACCTGACAAAGAACCAAGGACGGCTGTGAAGCTACAAGGAActttaaaaatacccaaaaaactgagagaaaaacagaagagcCCCAAACACACAGAATCAGGCCTAAAACTGTGATGTttttactgttattttcttGGCCAAAATCTTAACTACACTGTGATTTTTGGGGGCCCAAAAGTCTCACTTGACAATACTCAGCTAAACAATCCATAGTGATGTGGATTCCTAACACTCCctcaataaaataataaaaagtagCTTAGATAATAAAATCTGGTTGTGCTTGTACAATACCTTTGCTGTCTCTGCAGAGgttgctgctggaggctggCCAGCCTGAGTTGTAATTACTTTTCCTGTGTTATTTGGTTTAGAAGCTGTTGACACAGTaggtgtggtttggttttttccctgtgtAGAGATAAACTATTACCACTAGATACGGAGAActggctttttggttttttcaaatgattttttttttaaatgaaagacaGAAGTAAGGTACCAGAAGAAACCCTTTTTAAAAGTAAAGTCAAATGCCAGAAGAAAACCTCATTAAAAAATTCAGAGAGAGATAGAgatacagagagagagagggagggaggtaGAAATTATACAACTTACATCATTGGgttccttttgtttctcttcagaCAGCTGCTTATTTGGAGAGTC is a genomic window of Ammospiza nelsoni isolate bAmmNel1 chromosome Z, bAmmNel1.pri, whole genome shotgun sequence containing:
- the CAST gene encoding calpastatin isoform X3, translating into MSGTGWQPLPAAHGDKKANEASSKAGEKKAEVEEKKQASANISQPPKTETSGAAASAKKQSPSADAPKTPQIMKPSETRSAPTTQAGTEKNTRSDKPTDSPNKQLSEEKQKEPNDGKNQTTPTVSTASKPNNTGKVITTQAGQPPAATSAETAKQKSEEMSTVTGAAAGTGTAGASVVPAADKSSTEPGMDESALDSLIDTLGGPEEDVPTTPVYSGPEITEDIYSRYLEELGKREGSLPPEYVKLLKSKGYGKDVVPPKPNEQDEKPMTDDELAEALSSDFTCSADSAQEKKTSLTEKPNKEGEIVQAQAASSVKTSAPPKEKKTKSKEEMKDDAMDALLDTLGGPEPEPEEVPTPIVEVSEAKAKEKKEQKAGERDDTIPPEYRLTPELDKDGKPILPKPEEKPKPMSESDLVDEFSKDFACPAQPAVQPKAPKPSNTSKKQSGSVSAKAAEDKVVPRATACTVQSAAPVSSVGPVSDEALEALSSSLGKREPDPDEKKPAVDKVKEKSKKKQHKKLGEEEETIPPEYRLTEAKDKDGKPLLPKPEEKSQPMSENDLLEGLTEGFSCSPSPPAPLPTSTVLKKSKGGAKPASSSDVISAATVSSVHSAAPAPSATGGKEMDEALDLLSDSLGQREPDPDENKPVVDKVKEKAKSEHRDKLGEKDETIPPDYRKLLESGEQSKPAKPTEKDDVKHKGKKKPTDDSAAIDALSGDFDTCAKAPATPQHSKDKSGKESTTTKPSSKDKGKPRDPKTAKGQSSSSKSEKQKTS